The Nocardioides panzhihuensis genome has a segment encoding these proteins:
- the dnaB gene encoding replicative DNA helicase, producing the protein MSVTETGSMGGSGDFPEPPFEEWGDGPAAYEPGNAPRAVNDRTPPQDMAAEQAVLGSMLISKDAIADVSETLRGTDFYRPTHETIYDAIIDLYGRGEPADMVTVADELRRKAELDRIGGAPYLHTLASNVPIAANAGYYGEIVREKSVLRRLVEAGTKIVQIGYAGEGEVDNIVDEAQAEVFKLTDKRSGEDYSPLADIMDGVLDEIEAISNREAGLYGVPTGFADFDELTNGFHGGQMIIVAARPAMGKSTLALDFCRAASIHNNLTSVFFSLEMSRSEITMRLLSAEAKVPLNHIRNGNMSDDDWNKLARKMGEVSSAPMFIDDSPNMTMMEIRSKARRLKQRHDLKLIVIDYLQLMSSGKKVESRQLEVSEFSRQIKLLAKELEVPIIALSQLNRGSEQRADKRPAVSDLRESGSLEQDADMVVLLHRDDVYEKESTRPGEADVIIAKHRNGPTRDLVVAFQGHYSRFVDMAH; encoded by the coding sequence ATGAGCGTCACCGAGACCGGCTCGATGGGCGGTTCGGGCGACTTCCCGGAGCCGCCGTTCGAGGAGTGGGGTGACGGTCCCGCGGCGTACGAGCCGGGCAACGCCCCGCGCGCGGTCAACGACCGCACGCCGCCGCAGGACATGGCCGCCGAGCAGGCGGTCCTCGGGTCGATGCTGATCTCGAAGGACGCCATCGCCGACGTCTCCGAGACGCTGCGCGGCACCGACTTCTATCGCCCGACCCACGAGACCATCTACGACGCGATCATCGACCTCTACGGTCGCGGCGAGCCTGCCGACATGGTGACGGTCGCCGACGAGCTGCGCCGCAAGGCCGAGCTCGACCGCATCGGTGGTGCCCCCTACCTGCACACGCTCGCCTCCAACGTCCCGATCGCCGCCAACGCGGGCTACTACGGCGAGATCGTCCGCGAGAAATCCGTTCTTCGCCGCCTGGTCGAGGCCGGCACCAAGATCGTCCAGATCGGCTACGCCGGCGAGGGCGAGGTCGACAACATCGTCGACGAGGCCCAGGCAGAGGTCTTCAAGCTCACCGACAAGCGCTCGGGCGAGGACTACTCTCCGCTCGCCGACATCATGGACGGCGTCCTCGACGAGATCGAGGCGATCTCCAACCGCGAGGCCGGCCTCTACGGCGTGCCCACCGGCTTCGCCGACTTCGACGAGCTCACCAACGGCTTCCACGGCGGTCAGATGATCATCGTCGCGGCCCGTCCGGCCATGGGAAAGTCAACCCTTGCTCTGGACTTCTGCCGCGCGGCCTCGATCCACAACAACCTGACCAGCGTCTTCTTCAGCCTGGAGATGAGCCGCTCCGAGATCACGATGCGTCTGCTGAGCGCCGAGGCGAAGGTGCCGCTCAACCACATCCGCAACGGCAACATGTCCGACGACGACTGGAACAAGCTGGCCCGCAAGATGGGCGAGGTCTCCAGTGCGCCGATGTTCATCGACGACAGCCCCAACATGACGATGATGGAGATCCGGAGCAAGGCCAGAAGGCTCAAGCAGCGCCACGACCTCAAGCTGATCGTCATCGACTACCTCCAGCTGATGAGCTCCGGCAAGAAGGTCGAGTCCCGCCAGCTCGAGGTCTCCGAGTTCTCCCGTCAGATCAAGCTGCTGGCCAAGGAGCTCGAGGTCCCGATCATCGCGTTGTCCCAGCTCAACCGTGGCTCCGAGCAGCGTGCCGACAAGCGCCCGGCGGTCTCCGACCTGCGTGAGTCGGGATCGTTGGAGCAGGATGCCGACATGGTCGTCCTCCTCCACCGCGACGACGTCTACGAGAAGGAGTCGACCCGCCCCGGCGAGGCCGACGTGATCATCGCCAAGCACCGTAACGGCCCCACCCGCGACCTCGTCGTCGCCTTCCAGGGCCACTACAGCCGCTTCGTCGACATGGCCCACTGA